The Thermoleophilum album genome includes a window with the following:
- a CDS encoding superoxide dismutase, which produces MAYEVPPLPYDYAALEPHIDEETMRLHHDKHHQAYVDKVNAALEGTDWANKPIEEVIRNLAQVPENIRTTVRNNGGGHLNHTLFWEWMSPNGGGEPEGALADAINSTFGSFADFKAKFKEAGVNQFGSGWAWLVWDGSGLAIVSTSNQDNPLSDGKTPLLGVDVWEHAYYLKYRNRRPDYIDAWWNVVNWAKVAEDFKRVAG; this is translated from the coding sequence TTGGCTTACGAGGTGCCACCTCTCCCCTACGACTACGCCGCGCTCGAGCCGCACATCGACGAGGAAACGATGCGGCTCCACCACGACAAGCACCACCAGGCGTACGTCGACAAGGTCAACGCCGCCCTCGAGGGCACCGACTGGGCGAACAAGCCGATCGAGGAGGTCATCCGCAACCTCGCGCAGGTGCCCGAGAACATTCGGACGACGGTTCGCAACAACGGCGGCGGGCATCTCAACCACACGCTCTTCTGGGAGTGGATGTCGCCGAACGGGGGCGGCGAGCCCGAGGGCGCGTTGGCCGATGCGATCAACTCGACGTTCGGCTCCTTCGCCGATTTCAAGGCGAAGTTCAAGGAGGCCGGCGTCAACCAGTTCGGCAGCGGCTGGGCCTGGCTGGTGTGGGACGGTTCGGGCCTCGCGATCGTCTCCACATCGAACCAGGACAATCCGCTCAGCGACGGCAAGACGCCGCTGCTCGGCGTCGACGTGTGGGAGCACGCGTACTACCTGAAGTACCGCAACCGTCGACCCGACTACATCGACGCCTGGTGGAACGTCGTCAACTGGGCGAAGGTCGCCGAGGATTTCAAGCGCGTGGCGGGGTAG
- a CDS encoding winged helix-turn-helix transcriptional regulator: protein MAPGEAWLHAPRSDERELLVAALAAFGYQSRPLIAAGFAVLSGANRVVGVPSTSPARSVAGRSPLPALVVVAVESGADLSERLRRTVKLLRQRGVATVAVTDPLTDDELAHEADELVVRPFGPAELELRVARALQGAPGESRARSGEGAATQEVRLGPVVLDLEERRCTVEGREVPLTKLEFELLAHLLTNPRRVHTRSALLTTVWGYHEPAGERAVDVCVLRLRKKLGPVGCQLIETVRGVGYRAAPALVAAARRHHTARSGRRPLVAAAHAGFTVL from the coding sequence ATGGCTCCCGGCGAGGCTTGGCTGCACGCACCGCGCAGCGACGAGCGCGAGCTGCTCGTTGCCGCGCTTGCCGCCTTCGGCTACCAGTCCCGGCCCCTGATCGCTGCGGGCTTCGCAGTGCTGAGCGGTGCAAACCGCGTCGTCGGCGTGCCGTCGACGTCACCTGCCCGTTCGGTCGCCGGGCGGTCACCGCTGCCGGCGCTGGTGGTCGTCGCCGTCGAGAGCGGCGCCGACCTCTCCGAGCGGCTGCGCCGCACCGTCAAGCTGCTGCGCCAGCGGGGCGTCGCGACCGTCGCGGTCACCGATCCGCTGACCGACGACGAGCTCGCGCACGAGGCCGATGAACTGGTCGTTCGCCCGTTCGGCCCGGCCGAACTGGAGCTGAGGGTCGCTCGTGCGCTGCAAGGAGCGCCCGGCGAGTCGCGCGCTCGGTCAGGGGAGGGTGCGGCGACCCAGGAGGTGCGGCTCGGCCCGGTCGTCCTCGATCTCGAGGAGCGGCGCTGCACGGTCGAGGGGCGCGAGGTGCCGCTCACCAAACTCGAGTTTGAGCTGCTCGCGCACCTACTGACCAACCCGCGTCGCGTGCACACGCGCAGCGCCCTCTTGACGACGGTGTGGGGCTACCACGAGCCGGCCGGTGAGCGCGCCGTCGACGTGTGCGTGCTGCGTCTACGCAAGAAGCTGGGACCGGTCGGTTGTCAGCTGATCGAGACGGTGCGCGGCGTCGGCTACCGAGCGGCGCCGGCGCTGGTGGCGGCGGCCCGCCGCCACCACACCGCGCGCAGCGGCCGCCGACCCTTGGTGGCGGCCGCTCACGCTGGCTTCACGGTGCTCTGA